A window from Drosophila subobscura isolate 14011-0131.10 chromosome O, UCBerk_Dsub_1.0, whole genome shotgun sequence encodes these proteins:
- the LOC117896599 gene encoding gamma-aminobutyric acid type B receptor subunit 2 isoform X4, with protein MSKLAGLMSLCIIPALWSQKRFTAHALNMLPTSWLPFVAVLLLCLGGTWSRTAKRSDVYIAGFFPYGDGVENSYTGRGVMPSVKLALGHVNEHGKILANYRLHMWWNDTQCNAAVGVKSFFDMMHSGPNKVMLFGAACTHVTDPIAKASKHWHLTQLSYADTHPMFTKDAFPNFFRVVPSENAFNAPRLALLKEFNWTRVGTVYQNEPRYSLPHNHMVADLDTMEVEVVETQSFVNDVAESLKKLREKDVRIILGNFNEHFARKAFCEAYKLEMYGRAYQWLIMATYSTDWWNVTQDSECSVEEIATALEGAILVDLLPLSTSGDITVAGITADEYLVEYDRLRGTEYSRFHGYTYDGIWAAALAIQYVAEKREDILTHFDYRVQDWEDVFLEALRNTSFEGVTGPVRFYNNERKANILINQFQLGQMEKIGEYHSQKSHLDMSLGKPVRWVGKTPPKDRTLIYIEHSQVNPTIYIVSASASVIGVIIATVFLAFNIKYRNQRYIKMSSPHLNNLIIVGCMLTYLSIIFLGLDTTLSSVAAFPYICTARAWILMAGFSLSFGAMFSKTWRVHSIFTDLKLNKKVIKDYQLFMVVGVLLFIDIAIITTWQIADPFYRETKQLEPLHHENIDDVLVIPENEYCQSEHMTIFVSIIYAYKGLLLVFGAFLAWETRHVSIPALNDSKHIGFSVYNVFITCLAGAAISLVLSDRKDLVFVLLSFFIIFCTTATLCLVFVPKLVELKRNPQGVVDKRVRATLRPMSKNRRDSSVCELEQRLRDVKNTNCRFRKALMEKENELQALIRKLGPEARKWIDGVTCAGSANAGSELEPILTEDIARLSAPPVRREMPSTTVTELTSVDSVTSTHVEMDNSFVSVQSTMLAPTLPPKKKKQSIVEHHSHAPVAMPAPTMMQPIQQQLQQHLQQHQQMQQQQQQQQQQMQLQQQQQQQQQQQHQQQHHRHLEKRNSVSAQTDDNIGSITSTVGKRSTGECSNMRERRQSTASRHYDSGSQTPTARPKYSSSHRNSSTNISTSQSELSNVCPHSKPSTPGVVKTPTASDHRRTSMGAALKSNFVVSQSDLWDTHTLSHAKQRQSPRYASPQRCTEHHGHVMTYDPNTTSPIQRSVSEKNRNKHRPKPQKGTVCQSETDSERERDPPPSSQPCIQTRKISRNSNIQHAAHHHSSPNVAPDKQRKQRTKNESSIYGASSETELLEGETAILPIFRKLLTEKSPNYRGRSVVGQSCPNISIKCDIVEYL; from the exons ATGAGCAAATTGGCTGGCTTGATGTCCCTGTGCATTATTCCCGCATTGTGGAG CCAGAAACGTTTTACAGCCCACGCGCTCAACATGTTACCGACCAGCTGGCTCCCATTCGTGGCCGTGCTCCTGCTTTGTCTTGGCGGGACTTGGAGCAGAACTGCCAAGCGATCGGATGTGTATATCGCGGGATTCTTCCCCTACGGCGATGGCGTAGAGAACTCGTACACTGGACGCGGCGTCATGCCCAGCGTAAAGCTGGCGCTGGGCCATGTCAATGAGCATGGCAAGATCTTGGCCAACTACAGGCTGCACATGTGGTGGAATGACACGCAG TGCAATGCGGCGGTCGGTGTGAAATCGTTCTTCGACATGATGCACTCTGGGCCGAACAAGGTGATGCTCTTCGGTGCCGCCTGCACACATGTGACCGATCCCATAGCCAAGGCCAGCAAGCACTGGCACCTGACGCAGCTGAGCTACGCGGACACCCATCCCATGTTCACCAAGGACGCCTTCCCAAACTTCTTCCGGGTGGTGCCCTCGGAGAATGCCTTCAATGCGCCTCGCCTGGCGCTCCTCAAGGAGTTCAACTGGACGCGGGTGGGCACTGTGTACCAGAACGAGCCGCGCTACTCACTGCCCCACAATCACATGGTGGCCGATCTGGACACCATGGAGGTGGAGGTTGTGGAGACTCAGAGCTTTGTCAACGATGTGGCCGAGTCGCTGAAAAAGCTACGCGAGAAGGATGTGCGCATCATTCTGGGCAACTTCAATGAGCACTTTGCCCGCAAGGCCTTCTGCGAGGCCTACAA GTTGGAGATGTATGGGCGTGCCTACCAGTGGCTGATAATGGCAACTTACTCAACCGATTGGTGGAACGTTACCCAGGACAGCGAATGCAGCGTCGAGGAGATCGCCACTGCCTTGGAGGGAGCGATTCTGGTGGATCTTTTGCCGTTGTCCACCAGCGGTGACATCACTGTGGCAGGAATT ACAGCGGATGAGTACTTGGTGGAGTACGACAGACTGCGCGGCACGGAATACTCTCGCTTCCATGGCTACACCTATGATGGCATCTGGGCTGCAGCTCTGGCCATCCAGTATGTGGCAGAGAAGCGCGAGGACATACTGACACATTTCGATTATCGGGTCCAGGACTGGGAGGACGTCTTCCTAGAGGCCTTGCGCAATACCTCCTTCGAGGGTGTTACG GGTCCTGTGCGATTCTACAACAATGAGCGCAAGGCCAACATTCTGATCAATCAATTCCAATTGGGTCAAATGGAGAAGATCGGGGAATATCATTCGCAAAAGTCGCATCTGGACATGAGTCTGGGCAAGCCAGTGCGCTGGGTGGGCAAGACACCGCCAAAGGATCGCACGCTGATCTACATTGAGCACAGCCAGGTGAATCCCACCATATACATTGTATCGGCCAGTGCCTCCGTCATCGGTGTGATCATTGCAACCGTCTTCCTGGCCTTTAACATCAAGTACCGCAACCAGCG CTACATCAAAATGTCCAGTCCGCACCTGAATAACCTGATCATAGTGGGCTGCATGCTGACCTATCTGAGCATAATTTTCCTGGGCCTCGACACCACCCTCAGCAGTGTGGCTGCCTTTCCCTACATATGCACGGCCCGCGCATGGATCTTGATGGCTGGCTTCAGCTTGAGCTTCGGGGCAATGTTCTCCAAGACCTGGCGTGTTCATTCAATCTTCACCGACCTGAAGCTGAACAAAAAAGTGATCAAGGACTATCAGCTATTTATGGTCGTGGGTGTGCTGTTGTTCATCGATATAGCCATTATCACAACCTGGCAGATTGCGGATCCATTCTACAGAGAGACCAAACAATTGGAACCTTTG CATCACGAGAATATTGATGATGTTTTGGTCATACCCGAAAACGAATATTGCCAGTCGGAGCACATGACCATATTTGTTAGCATTATCTATGCCTATAAGGGCCTTCTTCTG GTCTTTGGAGCGTTCCTGGCTTGGGAAACGCGACACGTTTCAATACCGGCTCTCAACGATTCCAAGCACATTGGCTTCTCGGTCTATAATGTGTTCATCACCTGCCTGGCTGGTGCTGCCATATCCCTGGTGCTATCGGACCGCAAGGATCTAGTTTTTGTCTTACTCTCGTTTTTTATAATCTTTTGTACGACAGCCACTTTGTGTTTGGTGTTCGTACCGAAA CTGGTCGAACTCAAACGCAATCCCCAAGGCGTGGTGGACAAGCGAGTGCGTGCCACGCTGCGGCCCATGTCGAAGAACCGTCGTGACTCCTCGGTGTGTGAGCTGGAGCAGCGTCTGCGGGATGTCAAGAACACCAATTGCCGCTTCCGCAAGGCCCTCATGGAAAAGGAGAACGAACTGCAGGCTCTGATTCGCAAGCTGGGACCAGAGGCCCGCAAGTGGATTGATGGCGTGACCTGCGCGGGCAGCGCGAATGCTGGCAGCGAACTGGAGCCCATACTTACCGAAGACATTGCCAGGCTGTCGGCTCCGCCAGTGCGACGAGAGATGCCCAGCACCACAG TTACCGAGCTGACGTCCGTGGATAGCGTGACCTCGACCCACGTGGAGATGGACAACTCATTCGTTTCGGTGCAGTCCACGATGCTGGCACCAACGCTTCCACC caaaaagaagaaacaatcCATTGTGGAGCATCACTCGCATGCGCCGGTAGCCATGCCGGCACCCACCATGATGCAgcccatccagcagcagctgcagcagcatctgcagcagcaccaacaaatgcagcaacagcagcagcagcagcagcagcaaatgcagctccaacaacagcagcagcagcagcaacagcagcaacaccagcagcaacatcaccGCCACTTGGAGAAACGAAACTCGGTCTCGGCCCAGACAGACGACAACATCGGCAGCATAACCAGCACCGTCGGCAAGCGCAGCACTGGCGAGTGCTCCAACATGCGGGAACGGCGGCAGTCGACGGCCTCCCGGCACTACGACAGCGGCAGTCAGACACCCACGGCCAGGCCGAAGTACAGCAGCTCGCATCGGAACTCCTCGACGAACATTTCCACCTCACAGTCGGAGCTGAGCAACGTTTGTCCGCACAGCAAGCCCAGCACGCCGGGAGTTGTCAAGA CTCCAACTGCCTCGGACCATCGTCGGACCAGCATGGGTGCGGCGCTCAAGTCCAACTTTGTGGTCTCGCAGAGCGATCtctgggacacacacacgctctcCCACGCCAAGCAGCGCCAGTCGCCACGTTATGCCAGTCCCCAGCGCTGCACGGAGCACCATGGCCACGTGATGACGTACGATCCGAACACCACTTCGCCCATCCAGCGATCCGTCTCGGAGAAGAACCGAAACAAGCATCGACCCAAGCCGCAAAAGGGCACCGTCTGCCAGAGCGAAACGGACAGCGAGCGGGAGCGCGATCCTccgcccagcagccagccgtgCATTCAGACGAGGAAGATCAGTCGCAACTCCAATATCCAGCATGCTGCCCATCATCACAGCTCGCCAAACGTGGCGCCGGACAAGCAACGGAAGCAGCGCACCAAGAACGAGAGCTCCATCTACGGTGCCAGCTCCGAGACGGAGCTGCTCGAGGGGGAGACGGCCATACTGCCAATATTCCGGAAACTGCTCACCGAGAAGAGCCCCAACTACCGTGGGCGCAGCGTGGTGGGTCAGAGCTGTCCAAATATATCCATCAAATGCGATATCGTCGAGTACTTGTAA
- the LOC117896599 gene encoding gamma-aminobutyric acid type B receptor subunit 2 isoform X2, whose product MSKLAGLMSLCIIPALWSQKRFTAHALNMLPTSWLPFVAVLLLCLGGTWSRTAKRSDVYIAGFFPYGDGVENSYTGRGVMPSVKLALGHVNEHGKILANYRLHMWWNDTQCNAAVGVKSFFDMMHSGPNKVMLFGAACTHVTDPIAKASKHWHLTQLSYADTHPMFTKDAFPNFFRVVPSENAFNAPRLALLKEFNWTRVGTVYQNEPRYSLPHNHMVADLDTMEVEVVETQSFVNDVAESLKKLREKDVRIILGNFNEHFARKAFCEAYKLEMYGRAYQWLIMATYSTDWWNVTQDSECSVEEIATALEGAILVDLLPLSTSGDITVAGITADEYLVEYDRLRGTEYSRFHGYTYDGIWAAALAIQYVAEKREDILTHFDYRVQDWEDVFLEALRNTSFEGVTGPVRFYNNERKANILINQFQLGQMEKIGEYHSQKSHLDMSLGKPVRWVGKTPPKDRTLIYIEHSQVNPTIYIVSASASVIGVIIATVFLAFNIKYRNQRYIKMSSPHLNNLIIVGCMLTYLSIIFLGLDTTLSSVAAFPYICTARAWILMAGFSLSFGAMFSKTWRVHSIFTDLKLNKKVIKDYQLFMVVGVLLFIDIAIITTWQIADPFYRETKQLEPLHHENIDDVLVIPENEYCQSEHMTIFVSIIYAYKGLLLVFGAFLAWETRHVSIPALNDSKHIGFSVYNVFITCLAGAAISLVLSDRKDLVFVLLSFFIIFCTTATLCLVFVPKVRLVLVELKRNPQGVVDKRVRATLRPMSKNRRDSSVCELEQRLRDVKNTNCRFRKALMEKENELQALIRKLGPEARKWIDGVTCAGSANAGSELEPILTEDIARLSAPPVRREMPSTTVTELTSVDSVTSTHVEMDNSFVSVQSTMLAPTLPPKKKKQSIVEHHSHAPVAMPAPTMMQPIQQQLQQHLQQHQQMQQQQQQQQQQMQLQQQQQQQQQQQHQQQHHRHLEKRNSVSAQTDDNIGSITSTVGKRSTGECSNMRERRQSTASRHYDSGSQTPTARPKYSSSHRNSSTNISTSQSELSNVCPHSKPSTPGVVKTPTASDHRRTSMGAALKSNFVVSQSDLWDTHTLSHAKQRQSPRYASPQRCTEHHGHVMTYDPNTTSPIQRSVSEKNRNKHRPKPQKGTVCQSETDSERERDPPPSSQPCIQTRKISRNSNIQHAAHHHSSPNVAPDKQRKQRTKNESSIYGASSETELLEGETAILPIFRKLLTEKSPNYRGRSVVGQSCPNISIKCDIVEYL is encoded by the exons ATGAGCAAATTGGCTGGCTTGATGTCCCTGTGCATTATTCCCGCATTGTGGAG CCAGAAACGTTTTACAGCCCACGCGCTCAACATGTTACCGACCAGCTGGCTCCCATTCGTGGCCGTGCTCCTGCTTTGTCTTGGCGGGACTTGGAGCAGAACTGCCAAGCGATCGGATGTGTATATCGCGGGATTCTTCCCCTACGGCGATGGCGTAGAGAACTCGTACACTGGACGCGGCGTCATGCCCAGCGTAAAGCTGGCGCTGGGCCATGTCAATGAGCATGGCAAGATCTTGGCCAACTACAGGCTGCACATGTGGTGGAATGACACGCAG TGCAATGCGGCGGTCGGTGTGAAATCGTTCTTCGACATGATGCACTCTGGGCCGAACAAGGTGATGCTCTTCGGTGCCGCCTGCACACATGTGACCGATCCCATAGCCAAGGCCAGCAAGCACTGGCACCTGACGCAGCTGAGCTACGCGGACACCCATCCCATGTTCACCAAGGACGCCTTCCCAAACTTCTTCCGGGTGGTGCCCTCGGAGAATGCCTTCAATGCGCCTCGCCTGGCGCTCCTCAAGGAGTTCAACTGGACGCGGGTGGGCACTGTGTACCAGAACGAGCCGCGCTACTCACTGCCCCACAATCACATGGTGGCCGATCTGGACACCATGGAGGTGGAGGTTGTGGAGACTCAGAGCTTTGTCAACGATGTGGCCGAGTCGCTGAAAAAGCTACGCGAGAAGGATGTGCGCATCATTCTGGGCAACTTCAATGAGCACTTTGCCCGCAAGGCCTTCTGCGAGGCCTACAA GTTGGAGATGTATGGGCGTGCCTACCAGTGGCTGATAATGGCAACTTACTCAACCGATTGGTGGAACGTTACCCAGGACAGCGAATGCAGCGTCGAGGAGATCGCCACTGCCTTGGAGGGAGCGATTCTGGTGGATCTTTTGCCGTTGTCCACCAGCGGTGACATCACTGTGGCAGGAATT ACAGCGGATGAGTACTTGGTGGAGTACGACAGACTGCGCGGCACGGAATACTCTCGCTTCCATGGCTACACCTATGATGGCATCTGGGCTGCAGCTCTGGCCATCCAGTATGTGGCAGAGAAGCGCGAGGACATACTGACACATTTCGATTATCGGGTCCAGGACTGGGAGGACGTCTTCCTAGAGGCCTTGCGCAATACCTCCTTCGAGGGTGTTACG GGTCCTGTGCGATTCTACAACAATGAGCGCAAGGCCAACATTCTGATCAATCAATTCCAATTGGGTCAAATGGAGAAGATCGGGGAATATCATTCGCAAAAGTCGCATCTGGACATGAGTCTGGGCAAGCCAGTGCGCTGGGTGGGCAAGACACCGCCAAAGGATCGCACGCTGATCTACATTGAGCACAGCCAGGTGAATCCCACCATATACATTGTATCGGCCAGTGCCTCCGTCATCGGTGTGATCATTGCAACCGTCTTCCTGGCCTTTAACATCAAGTACCGCAACCAGCG CTACATCAAAATGTCCAGTCCGCACCTGAATAACCTGATCATAGTGGGCTGCATGCTGACCTATCTGAGCATAATTTTCCTGGGCCTCGACACCACCCTCAGCAGTGTGGCTGCCTTTCCCTACATATGCACGGCCCGCGCATGGATCTTGATGGCTGGCTTCAGCTTGAGCTTCGGGGCAATGTTCTCCAAGACCTGGCGTGTTCATTCAATCTTCACCGACCTGAAGCTGAACAAAAAAGTGATCAAGGACTATCAGCTATTTATGGTCGTGGGTGTGCTGTTGTTCATCGATATAGCCATTATCACAACCTGGCAGATTGCGGATCCATTCTACAGAGAGACCAAACAATTGGAACCTTTG CATCACGAGAATATTGATGATGTTTTGGTCATACCCGAAAACGAATATTGCCAGTCGGAGCACATGACCATATTTGTTAGCATTATCTATGCCTATAAGGGCCTTCTTCTG GTCTTTGGAGCGTTCCTGGCTTGGGAAACGCGACACGTTTCAATACCGGCTCTCAACGATTCCAAGCACATTGGCTTCTCGGTCTATAATGTGTTCATCACCTGCCTGGCTGGTGCTGCCATATCCCTGGTGCTATCGGACCGCAAGGATCTAGTTTTTGTCTTACTCTCGTTTTTTATAATCTTTTGTACGACAGCCACTTTGTGTTTGGTGTTCGTACCGAAAGTAAGACTGGTA CTGGTCGAACTCAAACGCAATCCCCAAGGCGTGGTGGACAAGCGAGTGCGTGCCACGCTGCGGCCCATGTCGAAGAACCGTCGTGACTCCTCGGTGTGTGAGCTGGAGCAGCGTCTGCGGGATGTCAAGAACACCAATTGCCGCTTCCGCAAGGCCCTCATGGAAAAGGAGAACGAACTGCAGGCTCTGATTCGCAAGCTGGGACCAGAGGCCCGCAAGTGGATTGATGGCGTGACCTGCGCGGGCAGCGCGAATGCTGGCAGCGAACTGGAGCCCATACTTACCGAAGACATTGCCAGGCTGTCGGCTCCGCCAGTGCGACGAGAGATGCCCAGCACCACAG TTACCGAGCTGACGTCCGTGGATAGCGTGACCTCGACCCACGTGGAGATGGACAACTCATTCGTTTCGGTGCAGTCCACGATGCTGGCACCAACGCTTCCACC caaaaagaagaaacaatcCATTGTGGAGCATCACTCGCATGCGCCGGTAGCCATGCCGGCACCCACCATGATGCAgcccatccagcagcagctgcagcagcatctgcagcagcaccaacaaatgcagcaacagcagcagcagcagcagcagcaaatgcagctccaacaacagcagcagcagcagcaacagcagcaacaccagcagcaacatcaccGCCACTTGGAGAAACGAAACTCGGTCTCGGCCCAGACAGACGACAACATCGGCAGCATAACCAGCACCGTCGGCAAGCGCAGCACTGGCGAGTGCTCCAACATGCGGGAACGGCGGCAGTCGACGGCCTCCCGGCACTACGACAGCGGCAGTCAGACACCCACGGCCAGGCCGAAGTACAGCAGCTCGCATCGGAACTCCTCGACGAACATTTCCACCTCACAGTCGGAGCTGAGCAACGTTTGTCCGCACAGCAAGCCCAGCACGCCGGGAGTTGTCAAGA CTCCAACTGCCTCGGACCATCGTCGGACCAGCATGGGTGCGGCGCTCAAGTCCAACTTTGTGGTCTCGCAGAGCGATCtctgggacacacacacgctctcCCACGCCAAGCAGCGCCAGTCGCCACGTTATGCCAGTCCCCAGCGCTGCACGGAGCACCATGGCCACGTGATGACGTACGATCCGAACACCACTTCGCCCATCCAGCGATCCGTCTCGGAGAAGAACCGAAACAAGCATCGACCCAAGCCGCAAAAGGGCACCGTCTGCCAGAGCGAAACGGACAGCGAGCGGGAGCGCGATCCTccgcccagcagccagccgtgCATTCAGACGAGGAAGATCAGTCGCAACTCCAATATCCAGCATGCTGCCCATCATCACAGCTCGCCAAACGTGGCGCCGGACAAGCAACGGAAGCAGCGCACCAAGAACGAGAGCTCCATCTACGGTGCCAGCTCCGAGACGGAGCTGCTCGAGGGGGAGACGGCCATACTGCCAATATTCCGGAAACTGCTCACCGAGAAGAGCCCCAACTACCGTGGGCGCAGCGTGGTGGGTCAGAGCTGTCCAAATATATCCATCAAATGCGATATCGTCGAGTACTTGTAA